In a genomic window of Macrobrachium rosenbergii isolate ZJJX-2024 chromosome 44, ASM4041242v1, whole genome shotgun sequence:
- the LOC136829385 gene encoding DNA ligase 1-like, producing the protein MRFRETMMHVLVVWLFVGWVRSHQDGPAQDDRDRRAYQRRRMLERLALRGYESRERERLAAELLARLESHHTSTSSPLWRQQPDHHRSLSRHNSQMFQDAPYLEVASFDQVYPQLEVLREEEVETQVEEEPEFAKVSMELEETKDVLRQFLIREIFPDKTKTRRHVAEETLTEQTTRRSTREERKKLKEEKRRKKEEKKKKRANKKNKKRKQEREFESYLRNQNISIHEVDGEHFFDCCPSKLIVVQKAVGKASNNRAVEIMETQDTFYERVCLDEVVDKECIFPARSLKKGVVTRCAQEWSYSQAFSRPYDSLEEFKVSHIQVRSGCSCQVSLTHKKKRKRKR; encoded by the exons ATGCGTTTTAGGGAAACCATGATGCATGTGCTG GTGGTTTGGCTGTTTGTGGGCTGGGTTCGGTCGCATCAAGACGGTCCCGCCCAAGATGACAGAGACAGGCGAGCGTACCAGAGAAGAAG GATGCTTGAGCGACTGGCCCTTCGAGGTTACGAGTCTCGAGAACGTGAGAGATTGGCCGCAGAGTTGTTGGCTAGACTTGAAAGCCACCACACCAGCACCAGTAGTCCATTATGGCGCCAACAGCCTGACCACCACCGGAGTCTCAGCAGACATAACAGCCAAATGTTTCAAGATGCTCCATATCTAGAGGTGGCCTCTTTCGATCAAGTTTACCCACAGCTTGAAGTCCTTagggaggaagaggttgaaaCTCAGGTAGAGGAGGAGCCTGAATTTGCAAAAGTTTCCATGGAATTGGAGGAGACAAAAGATGTCCTCCGTCAGTTCCTCATCAGAGAGATTTTTCCTGATAAGACAAAAACACGACGGCACGTTGCCGAAGAAACACTAACCGAACAAACGACTCGACGTTCCACCCGTGAGGAGCGGAAAAAActgaaagaggagaagaggaggaaaaaggaagagaagaagaaaaaaagagcaaataaaaagaataaaaaaagaaagcaggagCGGGAGTTTGAGTCATACCTGAGAAACCAGAATATTAGCATCCATGAAGTTGATGGGGAACATTTCTTCGACTGTTGTCCCTCAAAGTTGATTGTGGTACAGAAGGCTGTAGGGAAAGCTTCTAATAACCGCGCTGTGGAAATTATGGAGACCCAGGACACATTTTATGAACGTGTCTGTCTAGACGAGGTGGTTGATAAGGAGTGTATCTTCCCTGCTCGCTCTCTGAAGAAGGGAGTGGTCACAAGATGTGCCCAGGAGTGGTCTTATTCACAGGCATTTAGTCGCCCCTATGACAGTCTGGAGGAATTCAAAGTGAGCCACATCCAGGTACGTTCAGGATGCTCCTG